One stretch of Lagenorhynchus albirostris chromosome 13, mLagAlb1.1, whole genome shotgun sequence DNA includes these proteins:
- the CFAP36 gene encoding cilia- and flagella-associated protein 36 isoform X1: protein MAAEEEDEVEWVVESIAGFLRGPDWSIPILDFVEQKCEVFDDEEESKLTYTEIHQEYKELVEKLLESYLKEIGINEDQFQEACTSPLAKTHTSQAILQPVLAAEDFTIFKAMMVQKNIEMQLQAIRIIQERNGVLPDCLTDGSDVVSDLEQEEMKILREVLRKSKEEYDQEEERKSKKQLSEAKTEEPPMHANETAKMNNSQGNGEHFAHPPSEVKVHSADQSVQTLTRKLETLPESSSLPQKDLKIPGFEHANIEGPIANLSTLGTEELRQREHYLKQKRDKLISMRKDMRTKHIQNSEQKGKPAGEVEEMTEKPEMTAEEKQTLLKRRLLAEKLKEEVINKRATIKTDKGTTA from the exons ATGGCTGCGGAAGAAGAGGACGAGGTGGAATGGGTAGTGGAGAGCATCGCGGGGTTTCTGAGGGGCCCGGACTGGTCCATCCCCATCTTGGACTTTGTGGAGCAGAAATGTGAAG tttttgatGATGAAGAAGAAAGCAAATTGACCTATACGGAGATTCATCAGGAGTACAAAGAACTA GTTGAAAAGCTGTTAGAAAGTTACCTTAAAGAAATTGGAATTAATGAAGATCAATTTCAAGAAGCATGCACTTCTCCTCTTGCAAAGACCCATAcatcacag GCCATTTTGCAACCTGTACTGGCAGCAGAAGATTTTACTATCTTTAAAGCAATGATGGTCCAGAAAAACATTGAAATGCAGCTGCAAGCCATTCGAATAATTCAAGAGAGAAATG GTGTATTACCTGACTGCTTAACAGATGGTTCTGATGTGGTCAGTGACCTTGAACAGGAAGAGATGAAAATCCTGAGAGAAGTTCTTAG aAAATCGAAAGAAGAATATgaccaggaggaagaaagaaagagtaaaaagcAG CTATCAGAGGCTAAAACAGAAGAGCCTCCGATGCATGCCAATGAAACTGCAAAAATGAATAATTCCCAAGGGAATGGTGAACATTTTGCACACCCACCCTCAG AAGTTAAAGTGCATTCTGCTGATCAGTCAGTACAAACTTTGACAAGAAAGCTGGAAACGTTGCCTGAAAGTTCCTCCCTCCCACAAAAAGACCTGAAGATTCCTGGCTTTGAACATGCAAACATTGAGGGACCAATAGCA AATTTATCAACACTTGGAACAGAAGAGCTCCGGCAACGAGAACACTatctgaagcagaagagagataAGTTGATATCCATGAGAAAGGATATGAGGACTAAGCACATACAAAATTCGGAGCAGAAAGGAAAACCTGCTGGGGAGGTAGAG gaaatgacaGAGAAACCAGAAATGACAGCAGAGGAGAAGCAAACATTACTAAAGAGGAGATTGCTTGCAGAGAAACTTAAAGAAGAAGTTATTAATAA AAGAGCTACCATTAAAACAGATAAAGGAACAACTGCCTGA
- the CFAP36 gene encoding cilia- and flagella-associated protein 36 isoform X2, giving the protein MAAEEEDEVEWVVESIAGFLRGPDWSIPILDFVEQKCEVFDDEEESKLTYTEIHQEYKELVEKLLESYLKEIGINEDQFQEACTSPLAKTHTSQAILQPVLAAEDFTIFKAMMVQKNIEMQLQAIRIIQERNGVLPDCLTDGSDVVSDLEQEEMKILREVLRKSKEEYDQEEERKSKKQLSEAKTEEPPMHANETAKMNNSQGNGEHFAHPPSEVKVHSADQSVQTLTRKLETLPESSSLPQKDLKIPGFEHANIEGPIANLSTLGTEELRQREHYLKQKRDKLISMRKDMRTKHIQNSEQKGKPAGEVEEMTEKPEMTAEEKQTLLKRRLLAEKLKEEVINK; this is encoded by the exons ATGGCTGCGGAAGAAGAGGACGAGGTGGAATGGGTAGTGGAGAGCATCGCGGGGTTTCTGAGGGGCCCGGACTGGTCCATCCCCATCTTGGACTTTGTGGAGCAGAAATGTGAAG tttttgatGATGAAGAAGAAAGCAAATTGACCTATACGGAGATTCATCAGGAGTACAAAGAACTA GTTGAAAAGCTGTTAGAAAGTTACCTTAAAGAAATTGGAATTAATGAAGATCAATTTCAAGAAGCATGCACTTCTCCTCTTGCAAAGACCCATAcatcacag GCCATTTTGCAACCTGTACTGGCAGCAGAAGATTTTACTATCTTTAAAGCAATGATGGTCCAGAAAAACATTGAAATGCAGCTGCAAGCCATTCGAATAATTCAAGAGAGAAATG GTGTATTACCTGACTGCTTAACAGATGGTTCTGATGTGGTCAGTGACCTTGAACAGGAAGAGATGAAAATCCTGAGAGAAGTTCTTAG aAAATCGAAAGAAGAATATgaccaggaggaagaaagaaagagtaaaaagcAG CTATCAGAGGCTAAAACAGAAGAGCCTCCGATGCATGCCAATGAAACTGCAAAAATGAATAATTCCCAAGGGAATGGTGAACATTTTGCACACCCACCCTCAG AAGTTAAAGTGCATTCTGCTGATCAGTCAGTACAAACTTTGACAAGAAAGCTGGAAACGTTGCCTGAAAGTTCCTCCCTCCCACAAAAAGACCTGAAGATTCCTGGCTTTGAACATGCAAACATTGAGGGACCAATAGCA AATTTATCAACACTTGGAACAGAAGAGCTCCGGCAACGAGAACACTatctgaagcagaagagagataAGTTGATATCCATGAGAAAGGATATGAGGACTAAGCACATACAAAATTCGGAGCAGAAAGGAAAACCTGCTGGGGAGGTAGAG gaaatgacaGAGAAACCAGAAATGACAGCAGAGGAGAAGCAAACATTACTAAAGAGGAGATTGCTTGCAGAGAAACTTAAAGAAGAAGTTATTAATAAGTAA